Part of the Methylorubrum populi genome is shown below.
GTACCGTTCAAGGGCGTGAACGTGCTCGACGACATGGCCGTTCGCGAGGGTATCAAGGCCTATTCCAACTGGCCGACAATCCCGCAGATCTACGTGAAGGGCGAGTTCGTCGGTGGGTGCGACATCGCCCGCGAGATGTTCCAGTCGGGCGAGCTGCAGCATTTCCTGTCCGAGAAGGGTGTGCCGGTGAAGAGCGCCGCCTGATCTGGCGCCCTTTCACGAAACCCTTTCGCGATCGCGCGGCTTGTCTCCCGGCGGGTAGGCCGGGAGATCAGCATGCATGACGTCATCATCGTGGGCGGTGGCCCGGCCGGGCTCAACGCCGCCCTGATTCTCGGCCGTGCGCGGCGCACGGTCCTGCTCTGCGATGCGGGCGAGCCGCGCAACGCCGCGACCCCGCGCACCTGGGGTCTGTTCACCCGCGACGGCACCCCACCCTTCGACCTGCGGGCGCAGGGCCGGGCCGATCTTGAGCGGTACGACACCGTCGAGTGCCGCGAAATCTCGGTGACGGAAGCCTCCCGCGACGGCGACGGTTTCATCGTTGTCCTGGCCGACGGTCGCCGCGAGAGGGCGCGCCGCCTGATCCTCGCCACCGG
Proteins encoded:
- the grxD gene encoding Grx4 family monothiol glutaredoxin; its protein translation is MTDVNTAIKTEIDSQDVVVFMKGTPQFPMCGFSGQVVQILNYLGVPFKGVNVLDDMAVREGIKAYSNWPTIPQIYVKGEFVGGCDIAREMFQSGELQHFLSEKGVPVKSAA